A single window of Coleofasciculus sp. FACHB-1120 DNA harbors:
- a CDS encoding response regulator, protein MNLGNRPVEILLVEDNEGDIRLTQEAFRDSRVGNHLNIVRDGVEAIAFLRKEEPYANAVRPDIILLDLNLPKRNGIEVLAEIKQDDQLKRIPVIVLTSSQAESDILNAYDLHANCFISKPIDLDQFLRVVQSIEDFWLTIVKLPPE, encoded by the coding sequence GTGAATTTGGGTAATAGACCCGTAGAAATCTTGCTAGTTGAAGATAATGAGGGTGATATTCGTCTCACCCAAGAAGCGTTTAGAGATAGTAGGGTTGGGAATCACCTAAATATTGTTAGGGATGGTGTCGAAGCGATCGCTTTCCTCAGAAAAGAAGAACCGTATGCCAATGCCGTTCGTCCCGACATTATCCTCCTTGACCTCAACTTACCGAAGCGCAACGGTATTGAAGTGTTGGCAGAAATCAAGCAGGATGACCAGCTTAAAAGGATTCCTGTCATTGTTCTGACCTCCTCCCAAGCCGAGTCCGATATTCTCAACGCCTACGATTTGCATGCCAACTGTTTCATCAGTAAGCCGATTGACCTAGATCAGTTTTTGCGTGTGGTGCAGTCAATCGAGGACTTCTGGCTCACCATCGTCAAACTCCCCCCAGAATAG
- the rpsD gene encoding 30S ribosomal protein S4, which produces MSRYRGPRLRIVRRLGDLPGLTRKSARRAYPPGQHGQARKKRSEYAVRLEEKQKLRFNYGLSEKQLLRYVRKARRATGSTGQALLQLLEMRLDNTVFRMGMAPTIPGARQLVNHGHVLVNGRSVNIPSYQCRPGEVISVRDKEGSRRLVQQNLEYPGLANMPSHLEFDKTKMTGRVNGVIEREWIALQINELLVVEYYSRQA; this is translated from the coding sequence ATGTCCCGATATCGAGGCCCACGCCTCAGAATTGTGCGTCGTTTGGGCGATCTGCCCGGTTTAACTCGCAAATCAGCCCGCCGTGCATATCCACCCGGACAGCATGGTCAAGCCCGGAAGAAGCGCTCAGAGTATGCTGTCCGACTAGAGGAAAAGCAGAAACTCCGCTTCAATTATGGCTTAAGTGAAAAGCAGCTGCTGCGTTACGTGCGGAAGGCACGTCGCGCCACGGGTTCCACGGGTCAAGCACTGCTGCAACTGTTGGAAATGCGTCTGGATAACACCGTTTTCCGGATGGGGATGGCTCCTACGATTCCTGGGGCGCGTCAGCTAGTCAATCACGGTCATGTGTTGGTGAATGGTCGCTCGGTGAATATTCCCAGCTATCAGTGCCGTCCGGGAGAGGTCATCAGTGTCCGCGATAAGGAAGGATCTCGCCGGTTAGTGCAACAAAACCTGGAATATCCAGGTTTGGCAAATATGCCCAGCCATCTAGAGTTTGACAAAACCAAGATGACTGGCAGAGTCAACGGTGTGATTGAGCGCGAATGGATCGCGCTGCAAATCAACGAACTGCTGGTGGTTGAGTACTACTCACGCCAAGCTTAA
- the moaA gene encoding GTP 3',8-cyclase MoaA codes for MNQVDYLRISLIDRCNFRCQYCMPEGAELDYILQQQLLTDEELLILLEEVFIPVGFTRFRLTGGEPLLRPRVVELVGAIASLPETQDLSMTTNGFLLAPIAQQLYDAGLRRLNISLDSLNPETFDKIIGNRGRSQWQKVWDGIQAAHRVGFDPLKLNVVVIPGVNNQEVLDLAALTIDRHWHVRFIEFMPIGNDQLFVGNGWVASADLRQRIRDIFGLTESYVRGNGPADVFQIPGAKGTLGFISQMSECFCDRCNRMRLSADGWLRPCLLNETGQLDLKTALRAGVDTAELRNKVQQLLLMKPEINYKQRDAGTTGAYSRTMSQIGG; via the coding sequence ATGAATCAGGTAGACTACCTTCGGATTAGCTTAATTGACCGCTGCAATTTCCGGTGTCAGTACTGTATGCCGGAGGGTGCTGAGCTTGACTACATTTTGCAGCAACAGCTGTTAACTGATGAAGAATTGCTCATCCTGCTCGAAGAGGTATTTATCCCGGTAGGATTTACTCGATTTCGTCTAACCGGGGGCGAACCGCTACTGCGTCCGCGGGTGGTGGAGTTGGTGGGGGCGATCGCGTCCCTGCCGGAAACGCAAGACCTCTCCATGACTACCAACGGGTTTTTACTCGCCCCAATCGCGCAACAACTCTACGACGCCGGGTTACGACGCCTGAATATCAGTCTGGATTCGCTTAATCCCGAAACTTTTGACAAAATTATCGGCAATCGCGGTCGTTCTCAGTGGCAGAAAGTTTGGGACGGAATTCAAGCCGCCCATCGCGTCGGGTTCGACCCTCTGAAGCTAAATGTGGTGGTCATCCCCGGTGTGAACAACCAAGAAGTGCTGGATCTCGCTGCCTTGACAATTGACCGGCATTGGCACGTCCGGTTTATTGAGTTTATGCCAATTGGCAACGATCAGTTATTTGTCGGAAATGGTTGGGTGGCATCCGCCGATTTGCGCCAACGCATCCGCGACATTTTTGGCTTGACCGAATCTTATGTTCGGGGCAACGGCCCCGCCGATGTGTTCCAGATTCCCGGAGCCAAAGGGACGCTGGGATTTATCAGTCAGATGTCCGAGTGTTTTTGCGATCGCTGTAACCGGATGCGTCTATCTGCGGATGGCTGGTTGCGTCCTTGTCTGCTAAATGAGACGGGTCAACTTGACCTAAAAACCGCCCTCCGCGCCGGTGTTGATACAGCCGAACTCCGCAATAAAGTGCAGCAATTGCTGTTGATGAAACCAGAGATTAACTACAAGCAGCGAGATGCTGGCACGACTGGTGCGTATAGCCGCACCATGTCGCAAATTGGGGGCTAA
- a CDS encoding MFS transporter: protein MEVLETPAASPLVVSSNSPSKLSKQVIRSSLKASTWDAVFAVVFGGITGGVLLSNFLLQLGASPMEIGMLSSVPMLVNLLQPLGAYLSERTISRHWFNVWIYGPSRLLWLILVAGIGWSCWHPTNSPNLVSWTLAIVLATNIIGSLGSANWLSWMAALVPEKLRGRYFGFRNSAISLTTLLSVPLLGLAVSAWPGGPLQGYGVVLFLGVIIGLISLGCQFFMVDVNPQTQHGTADEAGATERWGTAIALLKNGNFVRFLLYFSFWAFAVNICTPFFGLYLLDNLNMDVSWVTLYSSLTAAATLVMMVVWGKLADRIGNRPLLVFVGVLAALTPLLWLGLGADPVSVWVWFPLLHLFMGGTWAAIDLCTNNLQMAVAAGRHQSAYFAIAAAVAGVSGALGTTVGGFLAELDNFGGLPTVFALSAVLRLVAILPLVFVKEHRSHPIRKVWRTLISPKLQLVPLRAPITVDPLTNGSE from the coding sequence TTGGAGGTTTTAGAAACTCCCGCCGCTTCCCCGCTGGTAGTTTCTTCCAATTCACCCTCCAAACTTTCCAAACAGGTAATTCGGTCTAGCCTAAAAGCGTCTACTTGGGATGCTGTCTTTGCTGTCGTGTTTGGTGGCATTACTGGCGGCGTCCTGCTCAGTAATTTCTTACTCCAATTGGGTGCAAGCCCAATGGAGATTGGGATGTTGTCGTCCGTTCCCATGCTGGTGAATTTGCTGCAACCACTAGGAGCGTATCTGTCAGAACGAACCATCAGTCGCCACTGGTTTAATGTCTGGATTTACGGCCCGTCGCGGCTGCTGTGGCTAATTTTAGTGGCGGGAATTGGTTGGAGTTGTTGGCACCCAACCAATTCGCCCAACCTGGTCAGTTGGACACTAGCAATTGTCTTGGCAACCAATATCATTGGTAGCTTGGGCAGTGCTAACTGGCTCAGTTGGATGGCGGCGTTGGTTCCGGAAAAGTTGCGGGGGCGATATTTTGGTTTTCGCAATAGTGCTATCAGCTTGACCACTCTGCTCTCTGTACCCCTGCTCGGTCTAGCTGTGTCGGCTTGGCCTGGTGGGCCGCTTCAGGGGTACGGTGTGGTCTTGTTCTTGGGAGTGATCATTGGGTTAATTAGTTTAGGATGTCAGTTCTTCATGGTGGATGTGAATCCCCAGACGCAGCACGGCACTGCTGACGAGGCAGGGGCAACTGAGCGTTGGGGAACCGCGATCGCTCTACTCAAAAATGGCAATTTTGTCAGGTTTCTGCTTTACTTTAGCTTTTGGGCATTTGCCGTTAATATCTGCACTCCTTTTTTCGGTCTCTACCTGCTAGACAACCTGAATATGGATGTCAGCTGGGTAACGCTCTATAGCAGCTTAACGGCGGCGGCTACCTTGGTGATGATGGTGGTATGGGGAAAGCTGGCAGACCGAATTGGGAATCGTCCGCTTCTGGTATTTGTGGGGGTGTTGGCAGCACTGACACCTTTACTCTGGCTAGGGCTGGGGGCTGACCCAGTTTCGGTTTGGGTTTGGTTCCCGCTTTTACACCTGTTCATGGGTGGCACCTGGGCAGCGATTGACCTGTGTACCAACAATTTGCAAATGGCTGTGGCAGCAGGACGCCATCAATCTGCTTACTTTGCGATCGCTGCGGCGGTTGCAGGTGTCAGTGGCGCACTGGGAACAACTGTCGGGGGATTTCTGGCTGAGTTGGACAATTTCGGTGGCTTGCCAACCGTGTTTGCTCTGTCCGCTGTTTTGCGACTTGTGGCTATCCTGCCTTTAGTCTTTGTCAAAGAGCATCGCAGTCATCCGATTCGGAAGGTTTGGCGAACGCTCATTTCGCCGAAACTGCAACTTGTGCCGCTTCGGGCCCCAATTACTGTAGATCCATTGACAAATGGATCAGAATAA
- a CDS encoding pentapeptide repeat-containing protein — translation MANKQQRALLKQGVEAWNKWRKSSPGIPPNLIGADLRQEDLGGVNLTGASLCSADLSGANLMQASLHRTDLRGADLRGAYLSKADLSEADITEANLSEAYLFEANLSRVNLQGADMHWVYLGKADLSGANLMGANLTQVDMRGANLIGANLREADLFKANLIGADLQGADLRGTNLGEANLMGARLLKTNFENANLEGCLVYGIASWGLKLEGANQSNLVITPPDYPAIALDNLEVATFIYLLLNHQKIREVFPSIASNIVPILGSFKGDGRKGLLEGLRNALRQHDYLPLSVELEKAATPELAEAISTVAGMAKFMIVDFTDASSIPQELLKILQGIPLVPVQPLVQVDSVDSKEVAVLEEFQEYPYAQPIYQYQSLEDAIASVEEKIISPAEAKANDLLSGS, via the coding sequence ATGGCAAACAAGCAACAGCGGGCTTTACTTAAGCAAGGAGTAGAAGCCTGGAATAAGTGGCGTAAATCGAGTCCCGGAATCCCGCCAAATTTAATTGGAGCCGATTTACGCCAGGAAGATTTGGGTGGAGTTAACCTGACGGGCGCGTCTCTGTGCAGTGCTGACCTGAGTGGAGCCAATCTGATGCAGGCATCTCTGCATCGAACAGACCTTCGGGGTGCGGACTTGAGGGGAGCATATCTGAGTAAAGCGGACTTGTCAGAGGCAGATATCACTGAAGCGAATCTCAGCGAAGCCTACCTCTTTGAGGCGAACCTGAGCCGGGTAAACCTTCAAGGTGCAGATATGCACTGGGTCTACCTGGGTAAAGCTGATTTATCCGGGGCGAATTTGATGGGGGCGAACCTCACACAAGTAGATATGCGGGGAGCCAATCTAATCGGGGCGAACCTCCGCGAGGCGGATTTGTTCAAAGCGAATCTGATTGGGGCGGATTTACAAGGAGCCGATCTGCGCGGGACGAATTTGGGTGAGGCAAACTTAATGGGGGCAAGGTTGCTCAAGACTAACTTTGAGAATGCAAACCTGGAGGGTTGTTTAGTTTATGGGATTGCGTCTTGGGGGTTAAAGCTGGAAGGAGCCAACCAGTCAAATTTGGTGATTACTCCGCCAGATTATCCAGCGATCGCACTGGATAATCTGGAAGTGGCGACATTTATTTACTTGTTGCTGAATCATCAGAAAATCCGCGAGGTTTTTCCCTCGATTGCCTCCAATATCGTGCCGATCTTGGGCAGTTTCAAAGGAGATGGGCGGAAAGGTTTGCTGGAGGGGCTTCGCAATGCTCTTCGCCAACATGACTATTTGCCTTTATCGGTGGAGTTAGAAAAAGCAGCGACGCCGGAACTCGCAGAGGCAATCTCCACCGTAGCTGGGATGGCGAAGTTTATGATTGTGGATTTCACGGACGCTAGCAGCATCCCCCAAGAATTACTGAAAATTCTCCAGGGCATCCCTTTGGTGCCGGTGCAACCGTTAGTGCAAGTAGATAGCGTGGATAGCAAAGAGGTGGCTGTGTTGGAAGAGTTTCAGGAATATCCCTATGCTCAACCTATTTACCAGTATCAGAGCCTTGAAGATGCAATCGCTTCTGTAGAAGAAAAAATTATTTCCCCGGCTGAGGCGAAGGCGAATGATTTACTCAGCGGAAGTTAG
- a CDS encoding pentapeptide repeat-containing protein yields MTKNNLDIKTDPTVIEIVTGLTNRTSKQQVDLLRQGVEAWNAERQQNPQIRPDLKMANLRRANLSTANLSGIDLSLVNFSGANLTSANLSGANLSRANLSGADLRWADLSGALLEGADLNGALLSAANLSKVKFNKTNLKGAVLSGANLSNSQISEANFSGADLRWANLRRAVVSVADFRKADLRWANLSEAQVVRTNLEGANLERCSIYGISTLGLKLKGAKQLNLVITAFGDPAIAVDNLEVSEFISRLLNTQKIPDFNNTICSKVILVLGRCTQERKPMLDALRKFNYLPVVIDCETSTSKDLTQTILTVAQISRFIIADLTDPRSIPQELHTIIPNLQLVPVQPLLHTSAQKEYAMFEDFQRYPWVLETYWYNAFEEAIASLKEKVIAPAEAKARALLGG; encoded by the coding sequence ATGACAAAAAACAACCTAGATATTAAAACAGACCCTACAGTAATCGAGATTGTAACTGGGTTAACTAATCGGACAAGCAAGCAACAAGTGGATCTGCTCAGACAAGGAGTGGAAGCCTGGAATGCGGAAAGACAACAGAATCCTCAAATCCGACCAGACCTAAAGATGGCTAACCTGAGACGAGCCAACCTCAGCACAGCGAATCTCAGCGGGATAGACCTCTCCTTAGTCAACTTCAGCGGGGCTAATCTGACCTCAGCTAACCTGAGCGGAGCAAACCTCAGTAGAGCAAACCTCAGCGGGGCAGACTTGAGATGGGCAGACCTCAGCGGGGCACTCTTAGAAGGGGCTGACCTCAATGGCGCACTCCTGAGTGCAGCGAATCTCAGCAAAGTAAAATTCAACAAAACCAACTTAAAAGGGGCAGTCCTCAGCGGAGCCAACTTAAGCAATTCACAAATCAGTGAAGCCAACTTTAGTGGGGCAGACCTGAGATGGGCAAACCTGAGACGAGCCGTCGTCAGCGTAGCAGACTTCCGGAAGGCAGACCTGAGATGGGCAAACTTGAGCGAGGCTCAGGTGGTGCGGACAAATTTAGAGGGAGCCAACCTTGAGAGGTGTTCGATTTATGGGATTTCCACTTTGGGATTAAAACTGAAGGGAGCCAAGCAGTTGAATTTAGTCATCACTGCTTTTGGCGATCCTGCGATCGCAGTGGACAATCTGGAAGTTTCAGAATTTATCAGTCGGCTGCTCAATACTCAAAAAATCCCCGATTTCAATAACACTATCTGTTCTAAAGTCATACTGGTTCTGGGTCGTTGCACTCAGGAGCGCAAGCCAATGTTGGATGCGCTTCGCAAATTTAACTACTTGCCGGTGGTTATAGACTGCGAAACATCGACGAGTAAAGACCTGACGCAAACCATCTTAACGGTGGCTCAGATTTCACGGTTCATTATTGCCGACCTGACCGATCCTAGAAGTATTCCCCAAGAATTGCACACCATTATTCCCAATCTGCAATTGGTGCCGGTGCAGCCATTGCTCCATACTTCAGCCCAGAAAGAATACGCGATGTTTGAAGATTTCCAGCGCTATCCTTGGGTGTTAGAAACGTACTGGTATAACGCTTTTGAGGAAGCGATCGCTTCTCTCAAGGAAAAAGTCATTGCTCCTGCTGAAGCGAAGGCAAGGGCTTTATTGGGCGGTTGA
- a CDS encoding DUF4157 domain-containing protein has translation MATRSHDPQKAPQNSTFVPVNSQFQPRPFAVQAKPQTHETPDLQAQLESAQRFGHNFANISIQSPNTSITTPPPIQRKLTIGEPGDKYEQEADKTAAEVVQRLHAPMPSHGRDISQPESQLAQTIKAGMVQNSNSIHQQGIPNRENNLMRKLDVPALQREVMPEEEQEKELQMKPMIQCQSSEDGQPASPDLEASIQQARGSGQPLAQSILEPMEQAFGADFSGVKIHTDAQSNQLNRSIQAKAFTTGQDIFFREGAYEPGSRGGQELIAHELTHVVQQNGSAVQRSLQPQQKSVIQRQGDQSPAQPTAGFTGDVAGDLDILYKQAEEAQVELYGKVTQIASETGGEAKLPQALKGRERAMEKTMADYKGDVSKLVDIARGSIVYKSFADLMGGLDICNRNLTLVREKNRFAQPTPAGYRDILLNVQLSNGHIAELQLHLTQILEVKSGAGHKIYEEVRKIEAVAQTADRALSSEERAKIEQLNAEAKALYDQALANAGG, from the coding sequence ATGGCAACGCGATCGCACGACCCCCAAAAAGCTCCGCAAAATTCTACTTTCGTTCCAGTCAATAGCCAGTTTCAGCCGCGCCCTTTCGCAGTTCAGGCGAAACCCCAAACTCACGAAACACCAGACCTACAGGCACAACTAGAAAGTGCCCAGCGCTTCGGTCACAATTTTGCCAATATTTCAATCCAAAGTCCTAACACATCAATCACAACACCGCCGCCGATTCAACGGAAGCTTACGATTGGAGAGCCTGGAGATAAATACGAACAGGAAGCAGACAAGACAGCAGCAGAAGTGGTGCAGCGGCTTCATGCACCGATGCCGAGTCATGGAAGGGATATTAGCCAGCCGGAAAGTCAGTTGGCTCAAACCATAAAAGCTGGTATGGTGCAAAACTCCAACTCAATTCATCAACAGGGAATCCCGAATCGTGAAAACAATTTGATGAGAAAGTTGGATGTACCCGCCCTCCAACGTGAGGTGATGCCAGAAGAGGAACAGGAAAAAGAACTCCAGATGAAGCCGATGATACAGTGTCAGTCTAGTGAGGATGGGCAACCCGCCTCACCGGATCTCGAAGCAAGCATCCAACAGGCACGAGGAAGCGGACAGCCACTCGCACAGAGCATCCTGGAACCGATGGAGCAGGCATTTGGAGCTGACTTCAGTGGGGTGAAGATTCATACGGATGCTCAATCTAACCAGCTGAATCGCTCAATCCAGGCAAAGGCATTTACGACTGGGCAAGATATTTTCTTCCGGGAGGGAGCGTATGAACCGGGAAGCCGGGGTGGGCAAGAGTTGATTGCCCACGAGTTGACGCATGTTGTTCAACAGAATGGTAGTGCAGTACAGCGATCGCTGCAACCGCAGCAAAAGTCCGTTATTCAGCGCCAAGGCGATCAAAGTCCTGCACAGCCAACAGCAGGATTTACTGGAGATGTGGCAGGAGATTTAGACATCCTCTACAAACAAGCAGAAGAAGCTCAAGTGGAACTCTACGGAAAAGTCACTCAAATTGCAAGTGAGACAGGTGGGGAGGCAAAGCTACCTCAAGCCCTAAAAGGACGAGAACGAGCGATGGAGAAAACAATGGCTGATTACAAGGGGGATGTTTCTAAATTAGTAGATATTGCACGCGGTTCTATTGTTTACAAGTCATTTGCTGACTTAATGGGTGGGCTAGATATATGCAATAGAAATTTAACGCTGGTGCGAGAAAAGAATCGCTTTGCACAACCCACTCCGGCTGGCTATCGCGATATTCTTCTAAACGTTCAGCTATCAAATGGTCATATTGCGGAATTGCAACTTCATCTAACCCAAATTCTAGAGGTTAAGTCAGGTGCAGGGCATAAAATATATGAAGAGGTTCGGAAAATAGAGGCAGTAGCTCAAACAGCCGATCGGGCTTTAAGCTCAGAAGAAAGAGCAAAAATTGAGCAGCTTAATGCAGAAGCAAAGGCACTTTACGATCAGGCTTTAGCTAACGCAGGTGGATAA
- the cbiD gene encoding cobalt-precorrin-5B (C(1))-methyltransferase CbiD, whose amino-acid sequence MISSQPRSGYTLPVFACAAAIAALRWLRQEALPLDAVPVDLIEPAETALIPIEQVAGIGEGMALAIARSDPGDNLDLTRNTPVWALVEMKNEGLKINNEQKEFLAPQPSVLIKGGEGIGRLVSADDQPAIYRYAQRLIQENLGRMLEPDEKIQVTIILPEGRKLAQRTSNEAFGVVEGLALLGTTGISQPLSAPGQLEAFREELQQKASCFDCLVFCIGENGLDLAQRLGINPDRMIKTANWLGPLLASSGVQKVKNILLFGYHGKLMKLAGGIFHTHHHLADGRQEILTAHCANLGLPTPVLQAVLKSATAEDALKYLRQLDAADSTDWVGQVYGAIAQSIDKRSHDYIHTHSEQLVTVGSVLFDRDRQIIVKSKTGTSLLYQVC is encoded by the coding sequence ATGATCTCGTCCCAACCTCGGTCTGGATATACATTGCCCGTGTTTGCCTGCGCCGCCGCTATTGCCGCCCTGCGCTGGTTACGGCAAGAAGCATTACCATTGGACGCTGTGCCCGTGGATTTAATTGAACCCGCCGAAACGGCATTGATTCCCATTGAGCAGGTTGCCGGTATTGGGGAGGGAATGGCGTTAGCGATCGCTCGCAGCGATCCTGGCGATAACCTTGACCTGACCCGCAACACGCCAGTCTGGGCGCTGGTAGAAATGAAAAATGAAGGATTAAAAATTAATAATGAACAAAAAGAGTTTTTAGCTCCTCAGCCTTCAGTCTTGATCAAAGGTGGCGAAGGGATCGGGCGTTTGGTGAGTGCTGATGACCAACCGGCTATTTATCGTTATGCTCAGCGGCTGATCCAAGAAAATTTGGGGCGGATGCTGGAACCTGACGAGAAAATTCAGGTGACGATTATTTTGCCAGAAGGGCGTAAACTCGCTCAACGCACCTCAAATGAAGCCTTTGGGGTTGTGGAAGGACTCGCCTTACTTGGAACCACCGGCATTTCCCAACCGCTGAGTGCCCCCGGACAACTGGAGGCTTTCCGTGAGGAACTGCAACAGAAGGCTAGCTGTTTTGATTGTTTGGTGTTTTGTATCGGGGAAAATGGCTTGGATCTAGCCCAGCGGTTGGGAATCAATCCTGACAGAATGATTAAAACAGCGAACTGGCTGGGGCCATTGCTTGCATCATCAGGCGTGCAAAAAGTCAAGAATATTTTATTATTTGGCTATCACGGAAAATTAATGAAACTGGCGGGTGGGATTTTTCACACCCATCATCACTTAGCAGATGGACGCCAGGAAATTTTGACGGCTCATTGTGCGAATCTAGGTTTGCCGACGCCGGTATTACAGGCAGTTTTGAAGAGTGCCACGGCTGAAGACGCCTTGAAATACCTGCGCCAATTGGATGCAGCAGATAGCACTGATTGGGTAGGACAAGTTTATGGCGCGATCGCTCAAAGCATTGACAAGCGATCGCACGATTACATCCATACTCACAGCGAACAACTGGTTACGGTCGGTTCCGTCCTGTTTGACCGCGATCGCCAAATTATCGTTAAAAGTAAAACAGGTACCTCGTTACTGTATCAAGTGTGTTAA
- the guaA gene encoding glutamine-hydrolyzing GMP synthase, which yields MTLQTETPPQIEYLGQLNRQIIVILDFGSQYSELIARRIRETQVYSEVLSYRTTAEQLRQLNPKGIIFSGGPSSVYDTGAPHCDPEIWNLGIPVLGVCYGMQIMVQQLGGEVTKADRGEYGKASLLIDDPTDLLTNVEDGTTMWMSHGDSVTKMPSGFEVLAHTINTPAAAIAHHEKKLYGVQFHPEVVHSIGGIALIRNFVYHICDCEPTWTTAAFVEESIREIRAKVGDKRVLLALSGGVDSSTLAFLLHKAIGDQLTCVFIDQGFMRKLEPERLVKLFHEQFHISVEYVQARDRFLNQIEGITDPEEKRRRIGHEFIRVFEEESRRLGPFDYLAQGTLYPDVIESADTNVDPKSGERVAVKIKSHHNVGGLPKDLRFKLIEPLRKLFKDEVRKVGRSIGLPEEIVQRQPFPGPGLAIRILGEVTAERLNILRDADLIVRQEINRQGMYHDFWQAFAVLLPIRSVGVMGDQRTYAYPIVLRFVSSEDGMTADWARVPYDLLETISTRIVNEVRGVNRVVYDITSKPPGTIEWE from the coding sequence GTGACTCTACAGACTGAAACACCGCCTCAAATCGAGTATTTGGGGCAACTAAATCGCCAAATTATTGTAATTCTAGACTTCGGCTCTCAGTATTCAGAACTGATTGCCCGCCGAATTCGGGAAACACAAGTTTACTCGGAAGTTCTTTCCTATCGCACCACTGCCGAACAGCTACGACAGCTTAATCCCAAGGGGATTATCTTCTCTGGTGGCCCAAGTTCAGTGTATGACACAGGTGCCCCCCATTGCGATCCGGAAATATGGAACCTGGGGATTCCCGTCCTGGGAGTCTGTTACGGGATGCAGATAATGGTGCAGCAATTGGGTGGGGAAGTCACCAAAGCTGACCGGGGAGAGTATGGCAAAGCGTCCCTATTGATTGACGATCCCACCGATTTGCTCACCAATGTGGAAGATGGCACGACCATGTGGATGAGCCACGGGGACTCTGTAACCAAGATGCCATCAGGGTTTGAAGTGCTGGCACACACGATAAACACGCCAGCCGCAGCGATCGCTCACCACGAGAAAAAGCTGTACGGAGTTCAGTTCCATCCCGAAGTCGTCCACTCGATTGGGGGGATTGCCTTAATCCGCAACTTTGTCTATCACATCTGCGACTGCGAACCCACCTGGACAACAGCGGCGTTTGTTGAGGAGAGCATTCGAGAAATCCGCGCGAAAGTCGGTGATAAGCGGGTATTGCTGGCACTCTCTGGCGGCGTTGATTCTTCTACGCTTGCCTTTTTGCTGCATAAGGCGATTGGCGACCAGCTAACGTGCGTATTTATCGACCAAGGATTCATGCGTAAGTTGGAGCCAGAACGGTTAGTGAAGCTGTTCCACGAGCAATTTCACATTTCTGTCGAGTATGTGCAAGCACGCGATCGCTTCCTTAATCAAATTGAGGGAATCACCGATCCTGAAGAAAAGCGCCGCCGCATCGGACACGAATTTATCCGCGTATTTGAAGAAGAATCTCGCCGCCTTGGCCCCTTTGACTACCTTGCCCAAGGCACTCTCTACCCCGACGTGATTGAATCAGCCGACACGAACGTCGATCCCAAAAGTGGCGAACGGGTAGCCGTGAAAATTAAGAGTCATCACAACGTCGGCGGCTTGCCCAAAGATTTGCGCTTCAAGTTGATTGAACCTTTGCGAAAATTGTTCAAAGATGAAGTGCGAAAAGTCGGTCGTTCGATTGGCTTGCCAGAGGAAATTGTACAACGCCAACCCTTCCCAGGACCCGGGCTAGCAATTCGTATTTTGGGCGAAGTCACAGCAGAACGGTTAAATATTCTGCGGGATGCTGACTTAATTGTTCGTCAGGAAATTAATCGCCAGGGAATGTACCACGACTTCTGGCAAGCTTTTGCCGTGTTGCTGCCGATCCGCAGTGTGGGCGTGATGGGCGATCAGCGCACCTACGCTTACCCGATTGTCTTGCGCTTTGTTTCCAGCGAAGATGGCATGACGGCAGACTGGGCGCGTGTTCCCTACGATTTGTTGGAAACAATTTCTACCCGAATTGTGAATGAAGTTCGGGGCGTAAATCGCGTGGTTTACGACATTACTTCTAAGCCGCCTGGAACTATCGAGTGGGAATAA